The following proteins are encoded in a genomic region of Caldisericia bacterium:
- a CDS encoding 4Fe-4S binding protein, producing the protein MEKPSKVIIDRERCKECGYCIHFCPTHVLAMDKNLNSRGYHPTILVDEDGCIMCGICAQVCPEAAIEVYRIKEEVKK; encoded by the coding sequence ATGGAAAAGCCAAGTAAAGTAATTATTGACAGAGAGCGTTGTAAGGAGTGTGGGTATTGCATCCATTTCTGTCCCACTCATGTATTAGCCATGGATAAGAATTTAAATTCCAGAGGGTATCATCCAACAATACTCGTCGATGAGGATGGATGCATAATGTGTGGGATTTGCGCTCAGGTTTGTCCTGAGGCAGCCATTGAGGTTTACAGGATTAAGGAGGAGGTGAAAAAATGA
- a CDS encoding 3-methyl-2-oxobutanoate dehydrogenase subunit VorB, translated as MSEKIFMKGAEALAEAVIRSGCRLFFGYPITPQNETPEYFSRKLPLIGGTYLQAESEVAAINMVYGAACAGKRVFTSTSSPGFSLMQEGISYISGSNVPAVVANIVRGGPGLGDIQPAQSDYFQATKGGGHGDYHLIVLAPSTVQEVVDLVPVAFDLADKYRMVVELLLDGILGQMMEAVEFKYDIKPEDLPEKPWATTGAKGRPKNIITSLDLKPENLEKINLDLQKKYKEVEEKEKRWEEYRCDDAEYLIVAFGTTGRIVKSAVDELRNEGIKVGLFRPITLWPFPYKELAAFIDKVKFFLDVEMNLGQMLEDVNLAIKDKKPVFFYGRTGGMVPTVDEIKEFFKKKLEEVK; from the coding sequence ATGAGTGAAAAGATATTTATGAAAGGGGCAGAAGCACTTGCAGAGGCAGTTATTCGTTCTGGTTGTAGATTGTTTTTTGGATATCCCATAACTCCTCAGAATGAAACTCCAGAGTATTTCTCAAGAAAACTCCCTCTTATTGGAGGAACATACCTTCAGGCTGAAAGTGAAGTTGCTGCGATAAACATGGTTTATGGTGCAGCATGCGCAGGAAAGAGAGTTTTTACATCTACCTCTTCACCAGGTTTTTCACTTATGCAGGAAGGGATTTCATATATATCTGGTTCCAACGTTCCAGCAGTTGTGGCAAACATTGTTAGAGGAGGTCCTGGTCTTGGAGATATACAACCTGCTCAATCAGATTACTTTCAGGCAACAAAAGGTGGAGGACATGGTGATTATCATTTAATTGTTCTTGCACCATCCACAGTTCAGGAGGTTGTAGATTTAGTTCCGGTAGCTTTTGATCTTGCAGACAAATACAGAATGGTTGTGGAACTTTTACTTGATGGTATTCTTGGACAAATGATGGAAGCAGTTGAATTTAAATATGATATAAAACCTGAAGATCTACCAGAAAAGCCATGGGCAACAACTGGCGCAAAGGGAAGACCTAAAAACATAATAACATCCCTTGACCTAAAGCCTGAAAATTTAGAAAAGATAAACCTTGATCTACAAAAGAAGTATAAAGAGGTTGAAGAGAAGGAGAAGAGATGGGAAGAGTATAGGTGTGATGACGCAGAGTATCTAATTGTTGCCTTTGGAACTACAGGAAGAATTGTGAAATCTGCTGTAGATGAATTGAGAAATGAGGGTATAAAGGTTGGTCTATTTAGACCCATAACTCTCTGGCCCTTCCCATATAAAGAACTTGCAGCATTTATTGATAAAGTCAAGTTCTTCCTCGATGTGGAGATGAATCTTGGTCAGATGCTCGAGGATGTGAACCTTGCAATAAAGGACAAAAAGCCAGTATTCTTTTATGGAAGAACGGGAGGAATGGTTCCAACAGTTGATGAGATAAAGGAGTTTTTCAAGAAAAAACTTGAGGAGGTGAAATAA